The nucleotide window GAGGGAGAAGGACATAGAGGGGTCAGGGGAGAAAGTAATAAAAGTGATTAGCTGATCAAAGTAATATGCCAGCTGAATTATACTGAAATTAGCGTAGTAAAGTGTGGCTAACCTGGAGCAATGTATCCTAGGGTCCCAACAATTGTGGACTTTGATGAGTTTTCATCAGAATCTGATACTATTTTAGCAATCCCGAAGTCTCCAATCTTTGGCTCCATTTCAGAATCCAACATTACATTATCTGATTTGAGATCTCTGTGAATGATTTGAGGGACAGAATCATGGTGAAGATATGACAGACCTTGAGCTATACCAAGAGCAATACGATGGCGGGACTCCCAGTCCAGGACTACAGGTGGTCTACTCTGGTGAAGGGCATAATGAAGAGTCCCCCCAGGGATAAATTCTGTTAGAATGAAGCCATATCCGTGTCTGATGCAGTATCCTCCCGGTTTTACCAAATTGCGGTGTCTGACTAGATTTAGGGTTGTCATTTCATCATTGAATGCTCTCTCAGCTAAATCAATCTTCTTGACAGCCCAATGCTTTTTGGATTTCACAGTTTCCATCTTATAGACTGTTCCATGTTTGCCTCTTCCGATAACGTATTTTTCGCTCCAGCCCTCTGTTGCATGTACAATGTCCTCAAAACTTATACCATCTGGTAGATCATCAAGCCCTGATTGACACTTGATGAGCTGATGCTTAGGACGCCGAGTAACTAGTAAGTATGTTGCAGCAACTATGATTGCCATGGACAGCACACATCCACTAATTACACCAGCCAAAGTCTTCCATTTTACATGTGATTTTTTCACATGCTTGCAGTTACTACCTTGAGCGCCTGATAAGCAGAGTCCTGGATTTCCCAGGACAGATCCTTGATGTGAACTTAATAGTTTTCCCCATGAAATGGGTATCTGCCCTGACAAGTTATTAAATGATATGTTGAGAAATGACAGGGTTATCATCTTGTCCATTTCTGATGGTATTGCACCAGACAAGTTGTTGCTTGATATATCAAGGACCTCCAGTGTGTCTAGATTGCCTAGGCATCTAGGAATTTCACCAGTAAACTTATTCATGCTCAGATTCAGTGCAAAATTAGGTTGCCTAAGTTTACTCAGACTGCATGGAATTGGGCCTTCGAGCAAGTTGTTCCCCAGCTGCAGCTTTATAAGCTTTTGTGTGGAGGTGAAAGTGTCCGGAAGAGCACCAGAAAGTTTGTTGTCCTGCAGCAGAAGATTTGTCAATACTGAAGATGATGCAATTTCTTTCGGAATTCTTCCTGAAAGACTGTTGTTGCTGAGATCCAATTCGGCCAGTTTCGCAGAGTAACTCAACTGAAGTGGAATTTGTCCTTTCAGTCTGTTTGAAGAAATTCTCAGTCTTACAATATTTTGCAGCATTCCAAATTCTGCAGGTATGGAGCCAGAAAACATATTTTCTGAAAGATCAATTGTTGAAAGATTAGTCCAGTAGCCAAACGCTGCTGGAATCCTTCCTGCAAGCATATTTCCTCGAACATTCAAGTAAGAAATATTCTCATTCTTTTCAATGTCGTCAGGAATACTCCCCTGCAGATTGTTGTTGAGAAGGTTCACTCTATATACAGATTTGCATTTTGCGATACTTGTTGGGAAGCTTCCATTGAAACGGTTATATTCAAGAGTCAGGACTCCAAGCCTGTTTCCATTACATATTTCAGAAGGAATGTGTCCGCTGAGGTTATTATAACCTAAATCAACCTTAAATAAGCCAGGAACATTTTTTTTCCCCAGATCTGGTGGCACCTCCCCGGTAAGGTTATTATGAGCCAAAGAAAGAAATGCAAGTTTCGTCATATTTGTAATTCCATGTGGTATCTTGCCTGTCAATTGATTCTCATAAAGACCTAACTCCTCCAGTCCGCTTATTCTGCCTATGCATTCTGGAATTTGACCTCGAATTTGATTTTTGAATGCATAAAATTTTGCTAGGGTTTGAAGGTTGCAAAGTTCTGAAGGAAGTTCCCCACTGATGGAGTTATTGACGAGATTGATTTCAACAAGAGAAGAGCAGTTTCCAAGTTCTGCTGGTAATGAACCACTAAGCATGTTTTTATACAGATAAAGATTGTTCAAATTCTTCAGACGTCCAACTGACCTGGGAATCTGACCAGTTAATTTGTTAACTGACAAATCAATGTAAGTTATCTGATGACAGCCTCCAATCTTTTCGGATATACTTCCATTAAACTTATTGAGGGAAAGAACTAACTCTTGTAAGCTCCCTGTCCATAAGGTTTCAGGAATTTCCCCTATAAAGTGGTTATCATCTAAAGAGAGATTCTTGAGGTTTGAAAGGCCTCTAAAAACCTCTGCGGAAATAACTCCTCCAAGATTAGCAGATGATGCGTAGAATGCAGTAAGGTTGTGACAATTACCCAGGGTAATTGGCAAAGAACCTGAAAAATGGTTCTCAAAAATATAAAGCTGGGAAAGTGAACACGAGGATGGGAAATCTGGAAGAGGTCCTGTTAGATTGTTTCTTTGGAGGTAGAGATCTGTCAAGTTTGGCAAATCAAATAGCTCATTTGGAATGTTTCCACTAAGGGAATTTTCCCACAGCCCGAGATATTGAAGGCTTGTAGAAAGGCCTACCTCAGAAGGAATGGTGCCATTGAGCTGATTGTAACCCAAATCAAGTTGTAAAAGCTTGCTTGATTTGAAAATCTCTGGTGGGATGGATCCTGAAAATCTGTTGTCGTTGAGGAAAATCGTGTCAAGTTGGCTGCAGTTTGCGAGCATAGCGGGGATGCCACCAGTGAAATGGTTGCCACTGAGATCAAGAGAGACCATGTGAGGAAGACGGCAAAGATTGGGAAAGGCCTTGTCCAAGATCCCAGATAGAAGGAAGTCTGTAAACTTCAATGATTCGACATGGGTTCTGTTTGAAGAGCAGGAAACACCTTTCCATTGGCAGTGTGAGATGGACTGATTCCAAGGGAGCAATTGTTGAGAGGGCTCTGGGAGACTGCTGCGGAACCCAAGTAGATGAACAGCATCTTGAGGCAATGATGCTGAAAATACTGCTAAGATGTTGGCAAAGAAGAGAAGACAATTAACCAGAAACAAGAACATTTCTGACCTCTTAAACACTTCCCCACAGAAGCTGTATCCAAGAAGCACCTACATGCAGTAGGTCAGTAGAGAAAGGAGAGCTATTTCAAGAATTGATTTTTAGGTTGGGAGACCTGAGATGTAACAGATGTGGACTATGTATAAGTTTAGACTTGGTTGTTTATTAACATGTGAATGCAGCTAATGGTGTTTAGGGGATAGTAGGTAATGAATGATTAAGGAAGACAAAAAGTGGAGAATATTTAAAGATGTGCTTAGGCTGGTTTGCTTTCCCTTTCTACAGCATTAAGTGGAGGATAATGCTTTTAAAAATGGCCATGAGCCACAGAGCCAGCCTCATCTTCTCTCCATTTTGTATAATATACACCACGTTCCTGAGTACGCACGCGATTATATTTAAATAACTGTCGGGCCATGTGCATATTGACTCTAGTTTTAAGTGAAAGGCGTGGTGAAAATATATAACCAAAGAGACAAATTTTCCTTCTTGCATTTGATTAATGAGTAAGTTTACATTACTGAATGAAAGTTCGGCATTCTAGTGTAGTATGACCACATACTATATTTAGCCAACTAACATACTTGATTTTGGCCCAGCTCGTTGGACTATACACTCTGGTAGATGGAACTTGGAAGTCCTTAATAAACTTGTGTGATACAAAATCTCTCTATTGTCAGTGTTTCCTTATGTTTTTAAGTTACTTATTCATTATCAAGTTAAAAATAAACAGGAAAAATTCACAAATAAACCAGTTTTCAGTTATGtaatttaaaaaatagccaaTATTATGGAGtttaacttcaaattttcacTTGTGAAATTTAAAACTTCAGGATACTGCTTATTATACAGGACCAAAATGTGGCTAGTGAATACTATTTCTACACGATAAACTGGTAGTAGTAGCTTTCATGCAAAATAGGATTCTAACAAAACCACTTTTATTTTTATATGGTTGTCGCTAAAAAGGGTCTCCCTGTCAGCATAATAACTTCGAAAGTCTAGAAAGCTTTAGGTTGTAATTGTCAGCAGTCGTCTTTGCTTTATTTTCTGTCGTCCTTCTTCCAACGTTCTGCGTTAGGATTGCACAGATGTATTCATAATACGCAAcggaagataataataattttacgcagaatttttcatgtttaatatttatttacatgtcaaagatcggattTAAGATGTATCTGGTGAAGAGAGTCGTTttaaatttcttcgatagtgcgaagactctatgcgtattcACACCGAGACTGATCCTTGTTATCAACTCTTTGGTTAATGAAACCAcgcgaacaaattgaatgaaaatattgtattgaaattttttctcaaaaatctcaactcaaaaaTAGAGGAACAAGAAATAATTTTCTTGTGTTAGTATTTTCTATCTAGACTTTTTATTGCACTATTACTTTCTCAAAGTAATTTTTTTCTCAAGGACTTTAAAATATGTATAAGATCTACATGACCAATtcttacatacatacatacatacatacaatatGTATAAGATCTATATAACCAATTCTTAATAAGGactcacatatatatacataatttccATTGGAAAATACAAATCACATGCCTTATGGGATTTGATGAAAAATACAAATCACATGCCTTATGGTCAATATTTTCCTACTGAAAATATAATCCCATTCCAAATGGGTTTGTTGTTGACAATTCCTATACACctgaattcaatttagaattgaattctaaCACTTAGTCTCCATTATAAAAAGGATATTTTAagcaaaggttgataccttatttattataaataaatacttttttaAAAGATTATCTTCTATAgctactttttaatttttatagcaaaatatttatttatgacCATTTTCTACATTTAAGCCATTAAATACGCTGTGTATTatttctctctccctctctcttccCTCTGCTTTTAGAAACCCTAGCAGGGGTTGTGTTCCGCCAACAACAGATCCGGCTGGCGACCACTTCCCCCCTTCCTTGTTGTGTCACCCCTAAAACCCTCCTCCGGCCGGCGATTTCTTTCACACAGTTCTGTTacacattttaatttttttcttagatTTTGCGTTGATTGTTCATGTTTGCCTTGTGAGATCTGAAGAAGTTCTGTCTCTAGTTTCCGTTTGATCCTTTAAATTGGTGCTTCTTCAACAACTCTCTTCACTTAACCGGCGGCGATGCCCCACATGGTGGTGGCCTGGATATCGATGGACTAGGGACGGAGTTTGGGGATGAGGAACTTGAAGAGTCTGTtaacttttttttcattgtatttcagtatatctcgctgtatttcattgtattcactgcctttttttcattgtattttaatgtatttcgttgtatttcattgtattcactgtctcgctgtATTCCGtcaatgtattcatatgtttttttaattaatataatttatgtattcagatgtatatatgtattcaaatgtatctgcaatatgtattcatatatttttgcaCTATAGATGACCTACTATACTTCATGTATTCAatatattttatgtatttaactatattcaatgtaattatataattttaatatataaatcattttgtaaagataccactaaaaatattttagtaaagATACCACTAAAAAAAGAAATGATGAATTGAATCTCTGAAGATTATTTTGCTTTTGGGGTattttttcggttgagaatcttttctaTAACCAGAAACACAAATTTTgtatgttataattgagtttgttgtaATGACCCAAatggtcatcacttgttttagaaacaaattcagtgttccgaggcctaaaaatctcccttttacctcaccttgatttgcgtacgtggtccggacctatatccggaaagccttctatgtgaaaatataagaaatagaaatttctagagttaaaatttggttatggttgactttggttaatattttgagcaaacggacccggatccgtattCCGACAATCCCGGGAgatccgcagtaaaatatgggacttgggcgtatgcccagaaatGAATTCCAAAGTCCCAAGcattagaaatcaatttttgaaagaaattgttttactgaattatctaagaaatgaagaaaagaattaatgtttgaaaccaatggtaccgggcccgtattttggtttcggagcccggtacaaacttgttataatATTTAAAAGATAACTATGAAATTTGGTAATAAAAATGGAGtctatttgacgtgagttggacttccggttgaagagttatgaactttaagtgttcttgaggaaaatgatgagttttgaggtttaatccatggttttacatgttattttgatgatgtgattgcACGAGTATATccatataatatttttgagttagtatacacatttggtttggagtcccgagggctcgggcgaGTTTCAGGTAGGTTCCAGGATATCTTAGGCTTAAAATatggatgttgcaggttcagagaagtacAAATCTCTGAACCCACCAGTGCGGTCTGCATTGGTTTTGTGTTGTCCGCAGTGGGGCCTTTGCGgccacactcgattttgtgcggtccgcacaggttcATTGGTTCGActttggaagcctatatcttttgatttacaaggaaatttgagatgattcaaaaacaaaagttgtagtccttcgcgtctagtttccagaaaggtaaagaaatcacaatttggataattttagagaaagttatggcaaaaatactaaa belongs to Nicotiana tabacum cultivar K326 chromosome 6, ASM71507v2, whole genome shotgun sequence and includes:
- the LOC107765256 gene encoding uncharacterized protein LOC107765256, which codes for MFLFLVNCLLFFANILAVFSASLPQDAVHLLGFRSSLPEPSQQLLPWNQSISHCQWKGVSCSSNRTHVESLKFTDFLLSGILDKAFPNLCRLPHMVSLDLSGNHFTGGIPAMLANCSQLDTIFLNDNRFSGSIPPEIFKSSKLLQLDLGYNQLNGTIPSEVGLSTSLQYLGLWENSLSGNIPNELFDLPNLTDLYLQRNNLTGPLPDFPSSCSLSQLYIFENHFSGSLPITLGNCHNLTAFYASSANLGGVISAEVFRGLSNLKNLSLDDNHFIGEIPETLWTGSLQELVLSLNKFNGSISEKIGGCHQITYIDLSVNKLTGQIPRSVGRLKNLNNLYLYKNMLSGSLPAELGNCSSLVEINLVNNSISGELPSELCNLQTLAKFYAFKNQIRGQIPECIGRISGLEELGLYENQLTGKIPHGITNMTKLAFLSLAHNNLTGEVPPDLGKKNVPGLFKVDLGYNNLSGHIPSEICNGNRLGVLTLEYNRFNGSFPTSIAKCKSVYRVNLLNNNLQGSIPDDIEKNENISYLNVRGNMLAGRIPAAFGYWTNLSTIDLSENMFSGSIPAEFGMLQNIVRLRISSNRLKGQIPLQLSYSAKLAELDLSNNSLSGRIPKEIASSSVLTNLLLQDNKLSGALPDTFTSTQKLIKLQLGNNLLEGPIPCSLSKLRQPNFALNLSMNKFTGEIPRCLGNLDTLEVLDISSNNLSGAIPSEMDKMITLSFLNISFNNLSGQIPISWGKLLSSHQGSVLGNPGLCLSGAQGSNCKHVKKSHVKWKTLAGVISGCVLSMAIIVAATYLLVTRRPKHQLIKCQSGLDDLPDGISFEDIVHATEGWSEKYVIGRGKHGTVYKMETVKSKKHWAVKKIDLAERAFNDEMTTLNLVRHRNLVKPGGYCIRHGYGFILTEFIPGGTLHYALHQSRPPVVLDWESRHRIALGIAQGLSYLHHDSVPQIIHRDLKSDNVMLDSEMEPKIGDFGIAKIVSDSDENSSKSTIVGTLGYIAPENAYSVQLTEKSDVYSYGVVLLELFCRKMPVDPSFEEGLDIVSWVRKYLQRSNNFFCFLDEEIRLWDAEVQWKALKIVDLALQCAQLEANARPAMRDVVRSLVELNHRCKEKK